A single window of Nocardia sp. NBC_01327 DNA harbors:
- the nirD gene encoding nitrite reductase small subunit NirD: MTVIDTPGTVTSLSGWTRACRLDYLIPGRGVAVLLKGGRQAALFLTADGTLYAVGNIDPFGRAAVMSRGIVGDRGGVPVVASPLLKQSFSLLDGSCLDDAGISLPVYSVQVADGVVSVANEPMMFVPGPGSFDGGPGSFDGGTA, encoded by the coding sequence ATGACCGTGATCGACACACCCGGCACCGTGACCAGCCTCAGTGGCTGGACCCGAGCATGCCGACTGGACTACCTGATTCCCGGCCGAGGGGTGGCGGTGCTGCTGAAGGGCGGCCGCCAGGCGGCCTTGTTCCTGACGGCGGACGGCACGCTGTACGCCGTCGGCAATATCGACCCGTTCGGCCGGGCCGCGGTCATGTCCCGCGGCATCGTCGGCGATCGCGGTGGTGTGCCCGTGGTGGCGTCGCCGCTGCTCAAGCAGAGTTTCTCGCTCCTGGACGGTAGTTGCCTGGACGATGCGGGCATCTCGCTGCCGGTCTATTCGGTGCAGGTTGCCGACGGTGTGGTCTCGGTGGCCAATGAACCCATGATGTTCGTGCCCGGCCCTGGGTCTTTCGACGGCGGCCCTGGATCGTTCGACGGCGGTACGGCATGA